A single window of Blochmannia endosymbiont of Camponotus nipponensis DNA harbors:
- the lnt gene encoding apolipoprotein N-acyltransferase produces MIAMITTFHKYKEYLWSIIILLFGVFGILGFSPYNFWPASIISSTILLKIILDSTWKKAAWYTFFWGIGFFGSGLQWIYISLDQFSKMYSFVNILLIVFLVLYLTLFPVLFSILLAITQSHTTIWYTISVAPIFWLTTEYIRGYIFTGFPWLQLGYTQIDGPLKGIAPIFGVEGITFVLILISGLLAVSIKKKQLSSTIISLGMLLLLWPLTWIQWYHLQPQRAVRVSLVQGDIDQHIKWNPNYVEKILQTYINHTLPLLGKTKIVIWPESAIPGNEIDHNKTLKLLDHQFRQHQTNLITGIIGVRCAYNCYHYYNSVIVLGESEPYKYPHYNRYDKHHLVLYSERFPFQKFFNPLLNFIKFPIPLMQKGCYIQPQLTVSYIKMTVSICYEIILGKQIRDNFKPDTDFLLTIANNAWFGNSIGPWQYFQMARMRALELGRPLLCSTNNGITAIINADGSLKAQLPQFTSAVLSDEVIPTTGLTPYAKFRYWLFLGVAIYIVLIFKCKNYV; encoded by the coding sequence ATGATTGCTATGATTACTACATTTCATAAATATAAAGAATATCTTTGGTCTATCATAATATTGTTATTTGGAGTATTCGGTATTTTAGGATTTTCCCCATATAATTTTTGGCCAGCTAGTATTATCTCTTCAACTATTTTATTAAAAATTATTCTAGATTCTACATGGAAAAAAGCTGCATGGTATACATTTTTTTGGGGTATTGGATTTTTTGGGAGCGGATTGCAATGGATCTATATAAGTCTAGATCAATTTAGCAAAATGTATAGTTTTGTTAATATTTTATTAATCGTTTTTTTAGTATTATATCTAACATTATTTCCCGTATTATTTTCCATTTTATTGGCGATAACGCAATCACATACAACTATATGGTATACAATAAGTGTGGCTCCAATATTCTGGCTAACTACAGAATATATTAGAGGATATATTTTCACCGGATTTCCATGGTTACAACTTGGATATACTCAAATTGATGGACCCCTTAAAGGTATTGCCCCTATTTTTGGAGTGGAAGGTATTACATTTGTATTAATATTAATTAGCGGATTATTAGCAGTATCAATTAAAAAAAAACAATTATCATCAACTATCATATCTTTGGGGATGCTATTGCTTTTATGGCCTCTAACATGGATACAATGGTATCATTTACAGCCACAACGTGCTGTGCGTGTTTCTTTAGTGCAAGGTGATATCGACCAACATATAAAATGGAACCCTAATTATGTAGAAAAAATATTACAGACATATATCAATCATACTTTACCTTTGTTAGGAAAAACTAAAATAGTTATTTGGCCAGAATCAGCTATTCCAGGAAATGAAATCGATCATAATAAAACTTTAAAATTATTAGATCATCAATTTAGACAACATCAAACAAATTTAATTACTGGGATCATTGGAGTACGTTGTGCTTACAATTGTTACCATTACTATAACAGTGTAATAGTACTCGGAGAATCTGAACCTTATAAATACCCACATTATAATCGGTATGATAAACATCATTTAGTATTATATTCTGAAAGATTTCCATTTCAGAAATTTTTTAATCCACTGTTAAATTTTATTAAATTTCCTATACCTTTAATGCAAAAAGGTTGTTACATTCAACCACAATTAACTGTATCATATATAAAAATGACTGTTTCTATTTGTTACGAAATAATTCTGGGTAAACAAATACGTGATAATTTTAAACCTGACACTGATTTTTTATTAACTATTGCAAACAATGCATGGTTCGGAAATTCTATTGGACCATGGCAGTATTTTCAAATGGCTCGTATGCGTGCTTTAGAATTAGGAAGACCTTTATTATGCAGTACAAATAATGGAATCACTGCGATTATTAATGCAGATGGTTCTCTGAAAGCACAACTACCTCAATTTACCTCTGCAGTACTTAGTGATGAAGTTATTCCAACCACAGGTTTAACACCATATGCAAAATTTAGATATTGGCTATTTTTAGGTGTTGCTATATATATTGTGCTCATTTTTAAATGCAAAAATTATGTATAA
- the leuS gene encoding leucine--tRNA ligase encodes MHKSYSPNEIESVIQQYWYTNKTFSVIEDNNKEKYYCLSMIPYPSGNLHMGHVRNYTIGDVISRFQRMLGKNVLQPMGWDAFGLPAEHAAMINNVDPAKWTYSNINYMKNQLQTLGFAYDWNRELITCQPQYYQWEQWFFTVLYKKGLVYKKTASVNWCPYHKTVLANEQVINDCCWRCHTHVKYKKIPQWFIKITNYADQLLYGLNQLKHWPTQVKVMQRNWIGRSKGINVTFKIKHSNDTLTIYMTRLDIFMGITYLVISIDHPIALKIAKNNLNLAHFIQKCDNFYTKLNKNNILYFEKKGMPINICAIHPITNSELPIWVANFVVPMESDKIGAAISVPAHNQQDWEFAQKYNLPIKPVIKNLDGTEENIMVKAMTHYGILFNSGKFDGLSSYIASNIITKILITNGIAQYKTQYRLKDWCISRQRYWGVPIPIITLKNNVVKPVPLAQLPIILPKNMSNIQGNNNRYINSSLKIYSEWIQTTYKGHTAIRDTDTFDTFMESSWYYARYTCPNYNEGMLNTHAANYWLPIDQYIGGIEHATMHLLYFRFYHKLMRDEGLVHTDEPAIRLLCQGMVLADSFYYLSSNNQRIWVNPTNIKIKRDKKGCIIKAIDKNGHDLIYDGICKMSKSKNNGIDPNIIIKKYGADAVRFSIMFAAPIESPLEWKESGIKGAQRFLRRIWNLVYRHVQNRPIETLCVLKLNHAQKIIRYNIHKTIEKVTEDIDHRQAFNTALTAIMKLFNKLYNAPQGNTQDRAVLQEGLTIIIRLLYPFTPHISFILWKALGGSEDIDHVTWPVVDKQAIKNERTLVLVQVNGKMRHKIYVPLNSDKNMVYKLLETEGILNKYLIGKKMNNIIFIPNKVINIIVK; translated from the coding sequence ATGCATAAATCATATTCTCCAAATGAAATAGAAAGTGTTATTCAACAGTATTGGTATACTAATAAAACTTTTTCAGTAATCGAAGATAATAATAAAGAAAAATATTATTGTTTATCAATGATTCCATATCCATCTGGAAACTTGCATATGGGGCATGTGCGCAATTATACAATTGGAGATGTAATTTCTCGATTTCAACGTATGCTTGGAAAAAACGTACTACAGCCCATGGGATGGGATGCATTTGGATTACCTGCAGAACACGCCGCCATGATAAACAATGTAGATCCAGCAAAATGGACATATTCTAATATCAATTACATGAAAAATCAATTACAAACATTAGGTTTTGCCTATGATTGGAACAGAGAACTGATCACTTGTCAGCCACAATATTACCAATGGGAACAGTGGTTTTTTACTGTATTATATAAAAAAGGTTTAGTATATAAAAAAACAGCATCAGTAAATTGGTGTCCATATCATAAAACAGTTTTAGCTAATGAACAGGTCATAAATGATTGCTGTTGGCGTTGTCATACTCATGTGAAATATAAAAAAATTCCGCAATGGTTTATAAAAATTACTAATTATGCAGATCAATTATTATATGGACTAAATCAATTAAAACATTGGCCCACACAGGTAAAAGTTATGCAGCGAAATTGGATTGGCCGTTCAAAAGGCATAAATGTTACTTTTAAAATTAAACATTCCAATGACACGTTGACGATATACATGACACGATTAGATATTTTTATGGGAATTACTTATTTAGTAATATCTATAGATCATCCAATAGCGTTAAAAATAGCAAAAAACAATTTAAATTTAGCTCACTTTATTCAAAAGTGTGATAATTTCTATACTAAATTAAATAAGAATAATATTCTTTATTTTGAAAAAAAAGGAATGCCTATAAATATTTGCGCAATACATCCAATTACTAATAGTGAATTACCGATTTGGGTCGCGAATTTTGTAGTACCTATGGAATCAGATAAAATAGGAGCAGCTATATCAGTTCCAGCGCATAATCAACAAGATTGGGAATTTGCTCAAAAATATAATCTACCAATAAAACCTGTTATAAAAAATCTAGATGGAACTGAAGAAAATATTATGGTTAAAGCAATGACTCATTATGGAATATTATTTAATTCTGGTAAATTTGATGGTTTAAGTTCTTATATCGCTTCTAATATTATTACCAAAATATTAATTACAAATGGTATAGCTCAATATAAAACACAGTATCGTCTAAAAGATTGGTGCATTTCGCGCCAACGTTATTGGGGCGTTCCTATTCCCATAATAACATTAAAAAATAATGTTGTTAAGCCAGTACCCTTGGCTCAACTGCCAATAATTCTTCCAAAAAATATGTCAAATATACAAGGAAACAACAATAGATATATCAATAGTTCTTTAAAAATATATTCTGAATGGATACAAACTACATATAAAGGACATACAGCTATTCGTGATACTGATACTTTTGATACTTTTATGGAATCTTCTTGGTATTATGCGCGTTATACTTGTCCTAATTATAATGAAGGTATGTTAAATACGCATGCTGCCAATTATTGGTTACCAATTGATCAATACATAGGTGGCATTGAACATGCCACTATGCATTTGTTATATTTTCGGTTTTATCATAAATTAATGCGTGATGAAGGACTAGTGCATACCGACGAACCTGCAATACGTTTATTATGTCAAGGTATGGTATTAGCAGATTCTTTTTATTATTTATCTTCTAATAACCAACGTATATGGGTTAATCCAACTAATATCAAAATAAAACGTGATAAAAAAGGATGTATAATAAAAGCTATTGACAAAAATGGACATGATTTAATTTATGATGGAATATGTAAAATGTCAAAATCTAAAAATAATGGCATTGATCCAAATATAATTATTAAAAAATATGGAGCAGATGCGGTACGTTTTTCTATCATGTTTGCTGCTCCAATTGAATCGCCATTAGAATGGAAAGAATCTGGTATAAAAGGTGCTCAACGTTTTCTCAGACGTATTTGGAACTTAGTATACCGACACGTCCAAAATAGACCCATAGAAACTTTATGTGTTTTAAAACTTAATCATGCACAAAAAATTATTCGATACAATATACATAAAACTATAGAAAAAGTTACCGAGGATATTGATCATAGACAAGCATTTAACACTGCTTTAACAGCTATTATGAAATTATTCAATAAATTATATAATGCCCCACAAGGAAATACACAAGACAGAGCAGTATTACAAGAAGGTTTAACTATAATAATACGATTACTATATCCATTTACCCCCCATATCAGTTTTATTTTATGGAAGGCTCTAGGAGGTTCGGAAGATATTGATCATGTAACATGGCCTGTTGTAGATAAACAAGCAATAAAAAATGAAAGAACACTCGTCCTAGTACAAGTGAACGGAAAGATGCGACATAAAATTTATGTACCGTTAAATAGTGATAAGAATATGGTTTATAAATTGTTAGAAACAGAAGGCATTTTGAACAAATATCTTATTGGAAAAAAAATGAATAATATTATTTTTATTCCAAATAAAGTAATTAATATTATTGTAAAGTGA